In Antennarius striatus isolate MH-2024 chromosome 10, ASM4005453v1, whole genome shotgun sequence, one DNA window encodes the following:
- the sox3 gene encoding transcription factor Sox-3, protein MYNMMETEIKTPLPQSNSGSAPGAKNNSVSDQERVKRPMNAFMVWSRGQRRKMAQENPKMHNSEISKRLGADWKLLTDAEKRPFIDEAKRLRAMHMKEHPDYKYRPRRKTKTLLKKDKYSLPGGLLAPGANGVNNSVSVGQRMDGYAHMNGWTNSAYSLMQDQLAYPQHHSMNSPQIQQMHRYEMAGLQYPMMSSAQTYMNAASTYSMSPAYTQQTSSAMGLSSMASVCKTEPSSPPPAITSHSQRACLGDLRDMISMYLPPGGESAEHSSLQSSRLHSVHPHYQSAGTGVNGTLPLTHI, encoded by the coding sequence ATGTATAACATGATGGAAACCGAGATCAAGACCCCGCTCCCGCAGTCCAACTCGGGTTCGGCACCGGGGGCAAAGAACAACAGTGTCAGCGACCAGGAGCGGGTGAAGCGTCCGATGAACGCCTTCATGGTCTGGTCCCGGGGACAGCGGAGAAAGATGGCACAAGAAAACCCCAAAATGCACAACTCTGAAATCAGCAAGCGACTCGGGGCTGACTGGAAACTTTTGACGGACGCAGAAAAGAGGCCATTCATCGACGAAGCCAAGCGTCTACGCGCAATGCACATGAAGGAGCATCCGGATTATAAATACCGTCCCCGAAGAAAGACCAAGACCTTGCTCAAGAAAGACAAGTACTCTTTGCCCGGGGGGCTGTTGGCGCCTGGAGCCAACGGTGTCAACAACTCGGTGTCAGTGGGGCAGCGGATGGATGGTTACGCGCACATGAACGGCTGGACGAACAGCGCGTACTCCCTCATGCAGGACCAGTTAGCCTACCCTCAGCACCACAGCATGAACAGCCCCCAGATCCAGCAGATGCACCGATACGAGATGGCAGGGCTCCAATACCCGATGATGTCCTCGGCGCAGACCTACATGAACGCGGCTTCCACTTACAGCATGTCTCCGGCGTACACGCAGCAGACCTCCAGCGCCATGGGACTGAGCTCCATGGCGTCCGTTTGTAAGACCGAGCCCAGCTCACCGCCACCGGCTATCACGTCCCACTCTCAGCGGGCGTGTTTGGGGGACCTGAGGGATATGATAAGCATGTACCTGCCCCCCGGCGGGGAAAGCGCGGAGCATTCCTCCCTGCAGAGCAGCCGGTTACACAGCGTCCATCCGCACTATCAGAGCGCAGGGACCGGCGTCAATGGGACGCTACCTCTCACCCACATCTGA